The following coding sequences lie in one Sorghum bicolor cultivar BTx623 chromosome 6, Sorghum_bicolor_NCBIv3, whole genome shotgun sequence genomic window:
- the LOC8064642 gene encoding branched-chain-amino-acid aminotransferase 5, chloroplastic — protein MVDPDAPCPTRHALDASVNPASAPSRRRRLRPGKFGNRNRRPITNGNAPAARRRRTIRAIARSQPPSSRRGHASLLPRPFIPTEPASELQTYLPPVAGHGSPPRLQMELRTCAAPSSASLSSGRGAVPSSRLLSRQIWSRSAYCTVSSTSSSPVARRSRFSTLMATAYNTGTPDLADFNWDALGFQLIPTDFMYLMSCSSEGVFTNGKLVPYGPIELNPAAAVLNYGQGLLEGLRAHRKEDGSILLFRPHENALRMKTGADRLCMPAPSVEQFLEAVKLTVLANKHWVPPFGKGSLYIRPQLIGSGAILGVAPAPQYTFIVFVCPVGHYFKDGLSPISLLTEEEYHRAAPGGTGDIKTIGNYASVVSAQRRAKEKGHSDVLYLDPIHNKFVEEVSSCNIFMVKDNVISTPLLTGTILPGITRRSVIEISQNLGFQVEERPITIDELLGADEVFCTGTAVVVSPVGSITYRGRRVEYGKNQEAGAVSQQLYAAFTAIQKGVTEDRMGWTLQLA, from the exons ATGGTGGACCCGGACGCCCCGTGCCCCACGCGTCATGCACTGGACGCTAGCGTGAACCCGGCATCCGCCCCCTCTCGGCGTCGGAGACTGCGACCCGGCAAATTCGGTAATAGAAACAGGCGACCAATCACCAATGGCAACGCGCCGGCGGCTCGACGGCGTCGGACAATTCGGGCAATCGCGCGATCCCAACCTCCAAGCAGCCGCCGCGGCCACGCGAGTCTACTTCCTCGTCCGTTCATCCCCACCGAACCTGCCAGTGAACTGCAAACCTACCTACCCCCGGTCGCCGGTCACGGGTCTCCGCCCAGACTACAAATGGAGCTCCGCACCTGCGCGGCCCCCAGTTCTGCGTCCCTCTCTTCCGGCCGTGGCGCGGTGCCATCCTCGCGCCTCCTTTCCCGTCAA ATTTGGAGCCGATCGGCATACTGCACtgtctcctccacctcatcaaGCCCTGTTGCTAGAAGGAGCCGGTTCTCCACTCTGATGGCGACTGCATACAA CACAGGGACCCCGGACCTAGCTGACTTCAATTGGGATGCTCTTGGGTTTCAACTGATCCCAACGGACTTCATGTATTTAATGAGCTGTTCTTCAGAAGGGGTGTTCACAAATGGTAAATTGGTGCCGTATGGGCCAATTGAGCTGAATCCAGCAGCCGCTGTGCTGAATTATGGTCAG GGATTGCTTGAAGGTCTACGAGCACATAGAAAAGAGGATGGATCAATTCTTCTTTTTCGTCCACATGAAAATGCACTGCGGATGAAAACTGGTGCAGATCGGTTATGCATGCCTGCACCAAGTGTAGAGCAATTCCTAGAAGCTGTGAAGCTAACTGTTCTGGCAAACAAGCATTGG GTGCCTCCTTTTGGTAAAGGTTCTTTGTATATCAGACCACAGCTAATTGGAAGTGGGGCTATCCTTGGTGTGGCACCTGCCCCACAGTACACATTCATTGTGTTTGTTTGCCCAGTTGGGCATTATTTCAAG GATGGTTTATCTCCAATCAGCTTGTTAACTGAGGAAGAATACCACCGTGCTGCACCTGGTGGAACTGGTGATATAAAGACTATTGGGAACTATGCTTCG GTTGTTAGTGCTCAGAGAAGAGCCAAGGAGAAAGGCCATTCTGATGTTTTATACCTAGATCCAATCCATAATAAGTTTGTTGAGGAAGTTTCTTCTTGTAATATATTCATGGTGAAG GACAATGTTATTTCTACTCCACTGTTAACGGGAACAATTCTCCCTGGAATCACAAGGAGAAGTGTGATTGAAATTTCTCAAAATCTTGGATTTCAG GTTGAGGAGCGTCCAATCACAATAGATGAACTGCTTGGGGCTGATGAAGTCTTTTGTACAGGAACAGCTGTTGTAGTGTCACCTGTTGGGAGCATCACTTACCGTGGAAGAAG AGTGGAGTATGGGAAGAACCAGGAGGCCGGAGCCGTGTCTCAGCAACTCTACGCCGCATTCACAGCTATCCAGAAAGGTGTCACGGAGGACAGAATGGGATGGACGTTGCAGCTAGCTTAG
- the LOC8064643 gene encoding aquaporin PIP1-3/PIP1-4 produces the protein MEGKEEDVRLGANKYSERQPIGTAAQGTDDKDYKEPPPAPLFEPGELKSWSFYRAGIAEFVATFLFLYISILTVMGVSKSTSKCATVGIQGIAWSFGGMIFALVYCTAGISGGHINPAVTFGLFLARKLSLTRAVFYIIMQCLGAICGAGVVKGFQQGLYMGNGGGANVVAPGYTKGDGLGAEIVGTFVLVYTVFSATDAKRNARDSHVPILAPLPIGFAVFLVHLATIPITGTGINPARSLGAAVVYNQNHAWSDHWIFWVGPFIGAALAAIYHQVIIRAIPFKSRS, from the exons ATGGAGGGGAAGGAGGAGGACGTGCGCCTGGGCGCCAACAAGTACTCGGAGCGCCAGCCCATCGGCACGGCGGCGCAGGGCACCGACGACAAGGACTACAAGGAGCCCCCGCCGGCGCCGCTCTTCGAGCCCGGTGAGCTCAAGTCGTGGTCCTTCTACCGCGCGGGCATCGCCGAGTTCGTCGCCACCTTCCTCTTCCTCTACATCTCCATCCTCACCGTCATGGGCGTCTCCAAGTCCACCTCAAAGTGCGCCACCGTCGGCATCCAGGGCATCGCCTGGTCCTTTGGCGGCATGATCTTCGCCCTCGTCTACTGCACCGCCGGCATCTCCG GCGGGCACATCAACCCGGCGGTGACCTTCGGGCTGTTCCTGGCGAGGAAGCTGTCGCTCACCAGGGCGGTCTTCTACATCATCATGCAGTGCCTGGGCGCCATCTGCGGCGCGGGCGTCGTCAAGGGGTTCCAGCAGGGGCTGTACATgggcaacggcggcggcgccaacgTCGTCGCGCCAGGCTACACCAAGGGCGACGGCCTCGGCGCTGAGATCGTCGGCACCTTCGTCCTCGTCTACACCGTCTTCTCCGCCACCGACGCCAAGAGGAACGCCAGGGACTCCCATGTGCCG ATCCTTGCTCCGCTCCCAATCGGGTTCGCGGTGTTCCTGGTCCACCTGGCCACCATCCCCATCACCGGCACCGGCATCAACCCGGCGCGGAGCCTTGGCGCCGCCGTCGTTTACAACCAGAACCATGCCTGGTCTGACCAC TGGATCTTCTGGGTCGGCCCCTTCATCGGCGCTGCCCTGGCTGCCATCTACCACCAGGTGATCATCAGGGCCATCCCGTTCAAGAGCAGGTCTTAA